Genomic segment of Macellibacteroides fermentans:
GAAATCAGTATAGTTCTTAACGGAACCAATAAACGATGCGATACGGTTGCTTACAACCGTTTTTTAGCCCCTGTTTTTATTGCAGAGTATAAATCCCCCACGGTAGCTATAAAACAGTCTGTAATCGACCAGATTATACGTTATAATATGGTTTTGAAGGTAAGGTACCTGGTAGTGAGCAATGGAATGCAGCATTTTTGTTGCCGGATCGATTTCGAATCCGGCAACTATACCTTTCTGAATGAAATCCCCATGTACGATTCCATTATATAGAAACTACGTTTATTTTATATCCCTTAACGTAGCATCCAGAGCCATCACATAATAAGTAAACATCCCTTGCCAGTTGATGGCAATTTCGTTGGAGGCATAAGAGGGTAAAATATCAACATAAGCCTCGTCGGGAACTAAAGACGGATATTCACACCCGTCCTGTTTGCCGGGGTTCGGGCCTCCAACCAGAAATCCCGGAAGCGGCTCATCAATACCGTCGCTTGCAGCAAGTCTGTGATGCGGATGTAACGGCGATTTATGGCCAAATCCGGTTACATAACAATAACCTGTGGCATTTCTCCCTAATAAATAATCCATTGAATGTAATGCATTGGTCAGATAACGGCGATCGTTTGTTAACCTATATGCATACAGAAATGCAATGCCCTGATTGGATGCCTTGTCCGAATTACATCCCCAAAAGAAATCTTTTGAAGATCGGCCATAGGCAGCGGCGTAGGGAGCAAGCTCTACTCCTGCCAAACAACTGTCCGCATAATTAATAAGCTGCTTTCCGGCGGAATCAGACAGACTACCCATCTCCTTCTCCAGCTTGTCACGGTGTCTAATTAATGACATCTGTGCCAGTCCGTATACTTTGCCCCACACAGGCAAAATAAATGATTCGGGCAGATATTGTTTTACGTAACTCGTATATTTATCGTTGCCTGTAGTTATATATAATTCGGTGGCTGCCCAGAAGAACTCATCCGTAGCAGAACGATCTTCGTATCCACCGGTTGAAACTGCCGGTTTGAAGTTTGCATTCATTTTTCTCTGATTATACAATGCATCCGGATGTTGTAAAGCCCAATTGAACGCACGAATGGATGACTGAAGCATTTTTTGTGAAACCTCCGGATAATCCTTTTCAAAGGGCGCAAACACCCTTGATGCTTGTGCCATTGATGCGGCAAAATCAAGTGTAGATGTTACAGACTTTTCGATTACATAACGCGGTTGTTTGCATTCGGTAGGTTTAATCATCCCTTCGAATGAAGGAGTTGTTAACTTATGATACACTCCTCCATCCGACGGATCCTGCATGGAAAGCATCCATTCCAGATTCCACCAGATTTCGTCCAATAAATCGGGAGTTTGATTCGCGCTTTCCGGAATCTGAACCGAAACGCTCTGTGCATACTGTGGATAATCTTCGTACAATGAAAGCAGAATTCCCACTGTAAAACCGGAATTCACGATGTATTTGTTATAATCACCTGCATCGTACCAACCTTTGGGGGAAGAAATTAAAGATTCTGCCGGACGAACAGCTGTTGCAGCCGAAGGATGTATCCGTACCAAAGTATCAGGATGACCGGCTGGTCTCTCCCATTTTCCGGCAAATTCCGCTTCTATATCTGTACCCGAACGTTGTAAATAGAAAGCCTTGAGTGATGCTTTGGACAGGGATGAAAAAAGCGAATCTTTAACTTCAAATGGCAATGATTTACCTACTTCCGGAATTTCGATGAAATAAGTACCTATAGTGCGGAGTTGTGAGAAAGGGATTACAACGGTTTCCTTTTTCGAAAAAGCAGACAACCGGGGCTGAGAAACCAGACCCTCGTAAACTACCTTCCCGGAGTTAAGCTCTTTAATATAGAACGGTCCGGAAACAACAGTATCCAGCACTGCTATTTTTTCTTGAGAAGGATAAAACCCCAACTGGTTAAACCTATATAACTCATTTACCGGAGGATTGATTTTTGCACATGCAGTAAATAAAAGAGTAATTAATGTGCATACAGAAACATTCAAATAGTGGTTTTTCATACAAAAATAATTAAATAAATAATTGAACATGCTGCCTGTTAATTACTCTATGAAGATAATTATACAGCAGTCTGTTCAAACAAATTCAACATTAGTAGTTTTTACAAACGTACATAATAAAATTGAATTTCAATTATTTTAAACCATTGTTTTGTATAACAAATTTGGTTAAGATAGAATCTGACTTAGTTATATTTTTGAATTCGGCCGAGCTTGTAACCTTTCTTTCCATCACAACCGGCTTATTTTCCTTATTGTCCAAAAACAGGGCAGTAAAGAAAATGATTACAAAGAAAGATAGAATTATAGGTTTCATAATCTGTTACTGTTTTAGGGTATATATATCTGATGCTTATTAAACGTAAATTGCTGCAGGATATTACATAACTTACAAAAAAGAATTATTATTTTATATATTTGCAAATCGGAAACCTACTTTCCAAAACTAAATAACCATTTTAATAATATGAGTAGATTATTTATCCTGTTCTCAGTCTGCTTGCTTGTCTCCTGTTCCGGAGTGTACAAACAAGTATCTCCTTCAATCAAATCCAAAACCGTCGAATCTTTAAGTAAGGTAACACCGGAAAGAAAAAAGGAATTAGAAGCGTCCATCAAAAACCTTCCTGCCTCGCAACGGGAAGGAATGGCTTTTCTTATTGCCTATATGAGCAAAGCCGACCTTGATACCTTGCCTGCAGAGTTGCTTACTTCCAATGTAAAGTTGGCCTATAAAGCCAGAGAAACTTTTCCGTGGGCAAAAGAGGTACCGCTTCCTGTTTTTTACAATGAGGTACTCCCCTATGCATCTATGGATGAAACCAGAGAAGACTGGCGACCGGCATTTTACGATATGTTATATCCCCTTGTAAAAGACCTTACCGATATACACCAAGCTGTAGATACGATCAATAAATCGTTACGAGGATTGGTCAAGGTAGAATACAACACAAAACGTAAAAAGCCCAATCAGTCGCCTTCCGAGTCCATGAAGATAAGTATGGCTTCGTGCTCCGGGTTATCCATCCTGCTTACCGATGCGTTCAGGGCAGCAGGTATTCCATCCCGCGTAGCGGGTACTCCTCTTTGGGTGTCGAAAGAAGGAAACCACAACTGGAGTGAAGTTTATATTGACGGACAATGGTATTTTACAGAATACTATCCGGATGCATTAAACAAAGGATGGTTTTTAGACCGTGCCGGAAAAGCTGATAAAAGCAATCCAATCCATTGGATATACGCAACTTCCTACAAACACGACGGATTGGCGTTCCCAATGGTCTGGGCCCGTAGGGATTCAACCGTGGGAGGTGTAGATGTGACCGACCGCTACATCGAGCTGTATCAGAAACAGCTGGTTGAAAAGGCAAAGGGTATAGCCGTTACGATACGTATGTATAAGGCCGAGCAATGTACGCTCGATTCTGATGGCCGTGTTGCGGAAACAATTACCATAAAGAATGCCAAGGGTGATACCGTTGCATCTGGTAAAACTGCTGGTCCGACTGATGATATGAACCTATATCTTACCGTATCACTTCCAGAACCAGGAGAATATACCATTGAGTATACGACCGCCAAAGGATTACGTAAAGACGTTGTAGAAATTAAAGAACCGAAAGAAATACGGCTTTATTTCAATTAATAAGAAATCGTATAGAAGTAGGCGGCATGAATAAGTTTCATTGCCGCCTACTTTTTTTACTGCTATTCTTATGTGTACCCAACCACAGCTCTGCTTCTGGTATATCCATCTGTGTAAACTATTTTAGGATGGATTTAGGGAAGGTGTCCGGAGTTTTAGTATGAAGGTTGATGATGGTATTATATATTACCTGCTATTTGAAAGTATTAGGGATACTATTATTTTCATAACTACAATCTATTTATTTCATAGTTACAATCTATTCGTTTGACAATTGTTGAATGCAAGTTACCCATATGTCTACTTTGCATTCAACAATTGTCAAACGCAAAGTGAATATATGCCAAACGAATAGTTCTCCGTTATGAAAATAATAGTACATCGTATAGTATGTCCTAATTCTGTTAAGGCATCGTGTTTATTTACAGAATAGAAACTTTTAGTTTATATAAAATGGGAAGGATTACGATGTTATACTCTACTTCAAAAAAAGCTGACAGATGACACATGATGACAGATGGATTTAGACATCTGTCATTTTATAATTGCATGGTATTCACTATCTTAAATCCTAAAAATGATGGATGACAGTTGTTTTTGCAATAAATCAGTTTTTATGACCCGTCCTGAAAAAAGGGAGTGATCACATGAATATATAAAAAGAGAGGACTATCGTTTGATAGCCCTCTCTAAAATTATATTGTCTGGAAGCAATTATGCTCCGAAGTCGTCGAACAAGATGTTTTCTTTTGCAACACCCAGATTGTCTAACATTACTTTAACAGCATTAGACATCGGACCAGGACCACACATGTAGTATTCAATATCTTCAGGAGCTTCATGATCTTTCAAGTAATTATCATAAATAACCTGGTGGATGAAACCTACCATGCCAGTCCAGTTATCTTCAGGACGAGGTTCAGAAAGACCGATGTGGAACTTAAAGTTAGGGAATTCCTTTTCGATAGCACGGAAATCTTCTTCATAGAAAATCTCGTTCTTCGAACGGGCACCATACCAATAAGAAACTTTTCTACCTGTCTTAACAGTATTGAATAAGTGAAGCAGTTGAGCACGAAGCGGAGCCATACCGGCACCACCACCGATGTACAACATTTCATTGTTTGTTTCCAGAATGTGGAAGTCTCCGTAAGGACCAGACATTGTAACCTTATCTCCCGGTTTTAATGAGAAGATATAAGAGGAAGCAATACCAGGTTTAACACCCGCTTTCCAGGTACCTGTACTTCTGTCGAAAGGAGGAGTTGCAATACGAACGTTCAATGTAATGATATTTCCTTCTGCAGGATAGTTGGCCATTGAATAGGCACGGATTGTTTCTTCTTCGTTCTTGCAAGTAAGTGGCCACAACTTAAATTTGTCCCATTCCGATTTGAAACGATCATCGATATCCATATCCGAATATTTGATGTCGAATTTAGGAATTACAATCTGAGCATAGCTACCCGGTTTGAAGTTAAGCTTCTCTCCTTCCGGCAATTTAACAACAAACTCCTTGATAAATGAAGCAACGTTGTTATTAGATATAACCTCGCACTCCCATGATTTTACCCCGAATACCTCTTCTGGTACTTGAATAACCATATCTTCTTTCACTTTGGTCTGACAACCCAAGCGCCAGTGATCTTTTATTTGTTTACGAGAAAAGAATCCAACTTCGGTAGGTAAAATATTACCACCACCTTCTTCAACCTGACAACGGCATTGTCCACAGCTACCACTTCCGCCACAAGCAGAAGAAAGATAGATTCCCTGAGCCTGCAATGTGCCTAAAACAGTACCGCCAATAGGAGCTTCAAACTCTTTTTCGCCATTAACAACCACCTTGATATTTCCGGATGGGACTAATTTTGTTTTAGCGTATAACAATGCAATTACAAGGACCAATGTAATCAATAAGAAAACAATGGCACTGATAGCGATTGTTAATCCGCCCGACATTAATAAAGTCATCTTACTATTTCGTTTTATCGAGTTAATACTTAAATTTTAATCCCTGAGAAACTCATGAAGGCAATACCCATCAAACCTGTAATAATGAAGGTTATTCCTAATCCCTTTAGAGGTTTGGGTACGTCGGAGTATTGCAGTTTTTCGCGTATGGCTGCCATACCTACAATTGCCAACAGCCATCCAATACCTGAACCAAAACCATAAGCTGTCGCAATGCCTACATTTGGGAATGCTTTCTGTTGCATAAATAAAGATCCACCTAATATTGCACAGTTTACAGCAATAAGAGGTAGAAATATTCCTAATGAGGCATATAACGAAGGAGCATACTTCTCTACAACCATCTCAACAAGTTGTACAAAAGAAGCAATAACTGCGATAAATATAATTAATGAAAGAAAACTTAAATTAATTGAGCCAAAATCTGCCCCTAACCAAGATAGAGCTCCTTCTTTCAAAACATAATTTTCGAGCATGTAATTGATTGGTAAGGTACACACTAATACAAATGTTACTGCTATACCTAATCCTAAAGCGGTTTTTACATTCTTTGAAACAGCCAAATATGAACACATGCCTAAATAATAAGCAAAGATCATATTGTCAACAAAGATAGCCCGGAGGATTGTACTTAATAATTGTTCCATTCTATTCCTGTTTTTGAGTTAGAATTAATTTTCCTGAAGGTCCTTGTTTCTGGAACGATGAACCCAAATAATTACGGCAACGGTAATAAGAGCCATTGGAGGCAAAATCATCAATCCGTTGTTAACGTATCCAAAATCGTAAACGGCCTGTGGTATAACATGATAGCCGAAAAGAGTACCAGAACCAAGTAATTCGCGGAAGAAACCAACGATTACAAGAATTATACCATATCCCAAGCCATTACCAACTCCATCAAGAAAAGACTCCCATGGTCCGTTACCTAAAGCAAAAGCTTCGATACGTCCCATCAAAATACAGTTCGTAATAATAAGTCCCACAAAAACAGAAAGCTGTTTATTTACATCATACGCAAACGCTTTTAGAACCTCACTTACAATGGTAACCAATGCAGCGATAACTACAAGTTGAACTATTATTCGGATTCTGTTAGGGATTGTATTACGAAGCAAAGAGATTATTACATTTGCAAAAGCAACTACAGCAGTTACTGAAATAGCCATTACAAGCGAAGGTTCTAGCTTGGATGTTACTGCCAATGCTGAGCAAATACCAAGCATCTGAACCACAACAGGATTGTTCTTACTCAGCGGGCCGAGTAATATTTGCTTATTTTTATTAGTTAATATTCCCATTTCCTTACTGTTTTTGTGAGGTTAAAAACTTAATATACCCACCCATACTAGTTAGAATCATTTGATTTACACCCTGGCTTGTAATCGTTCCGCCAGAGATTCCATCAACGTAATCTTGTCCTTCTGCAGTTTTTCCGGGTTTTACAATCGCAATGGATTTAAATTCTCCAGCTTCATTAAATAACTTCTTATCGTAAAATTCTTTGCTAAAGAAAGATTGAGTTATTTCTGCTCCCAGACCCGGAGTTTCTCCCTGATGACTAAAGTCTGCGCCATACACTGTGCTTTTATCTTCATTAACAGACATATATCCCCAAAGTGGTCCCCAAAGACCGGCGCCACTCATTGCCATGATATATTTAGTTTCTCCATCAATAGATGCAACAAATACAGGTAAAGCTTCTTTTGAAGCAAAAGCTTTCACGTAATCGGTTGAAAAAGCGTCTCCTTCAACTTGTTTGCCATTTTCATCTACAAGATAAGACTCCTTGATAAGACTCTTAAACGTTGCTTCAGCATCTGCCGCAGTAGTTTGAACGCGTACAGAACGAAGAATCTGCATCATTTTATCTATATCTTCATTTTTCTTTTGGTAGCTTCTGAGCGATTGTGATGTAAGGGCTAACCCTAACGCAACAAGTATCACCATTACAGAAGCGTATACTATAGTATATAAATTACTATCTCTATTCATATTACTGTATTTTTATAGATTTACTTTGTTGCTCGCTTCAAACGACGCTTAATATTAGAATCAACTACGTAAAAGTCGATTAGAGGAGCAAATACATTTAATAAAAGAATTGCCAACATCATTCCCTCTGGATAACCGGGATTCAATACGCGAATAAAAATCGCCATGAAACCAATTAAGAAACCATAAATGTACTTGCCTGTTTCTGTTCTTGCTGAAGTAACAGGATCGGTAGCCATAAACACAGCTCCGAAAGCAAATCCTCCTAATAAAAGGTGGTCTAATGGAGATACATTCATTGCAGCGGTAGTTCCGATAAGGTTAAAGATAGCAGCCATAAATGCACCACCAACAAATACTGAAAGAATTGTTTTCCAACTTCCAATACCTGTCCAAATCAGTATTACTGCACCAAGAAGGATGGCTAAAACAGATGTTTCACCAATTGACCCGGGAATCAGGCCCAGAAACATATCGAATGAAGATAATGAATTTCCAAGAATACCTGTCATATGTGCATCAGACGTAGTTGCTGTTGCTACTTGTCCCAGTGGTGTGGCTCCAGAAAATCCGTCAATTATATTTCCTGCACCAAGGCCAAAAGTACTATCGGTACGTACAAATACTTTT
This window contains:
- a CDS encoding transglutaminase-like domain-containing protein, whose translation is MSRLFILFSVCLLVSCSGVYKQVSPSIKSKTVESLSKVTPERKKELEASIKNLPASQREGMAFLIAYMSKADLDTLPAELLTSNVKLAYKARETFPWAKEVPLPVFYNEVLPYASMDETREDWRPAFYDMLYPLVKDLTDIHQAVDTINKSLRGLVKVEYNTKRKKPNQSPSESMKISMASCSGLSILLTDAFRAAGIPSRVAGTPLWVSKEGNHNWSEVYIDGQWYFTEYYPDALNKGWFLDRAGKADKSNPIHWIYATSYKHDGLAFPMVWARRDSTVGGVDVTDRYIELYQKQLVEKAKGIAVTIRMYKAEQCTLDSDGRVAETITIKNAKGDTVASGKTAGPTDDMNLYLTVSLPEPGEYTIEYTTAKGLRKDVVEIKEPKEIRLYFN
- a CDS encoding type I restriction enzyme HsdR N-terminal domain-containing protein, coding for MFSLNLPSFVPKISEKNGKHLILDPIRKKYVTLTPEEWVRQHFVNYLITEKGYPKELIANEISIVLNGTNKRCDTVAYNRFLAPVFIAEYKSPTVAIKQSVIDQIIRYNMVLKVRYLVVSNGMQHFCCRIDFESGNYTFLNEIPMYDSII
- a CDS encoding glycoside hydrolase family 9 protein codes for the protein MKNHYLNVSVCTLITLLFTACAKINPPVNELYRFNQLGFYPSQEKIAVLDTVVSGPFYIKELNSGKVVYEGLVSQPRLSAFSKKETVVIPFSQLRTIGTYFIEIPEVGKSLPFEVKDSLFSSLSKASLKAFYLQRSGTDIEAEFAGKWERPAGHPDTLVRIHPSAATAVRPAESLISSPKGWYDAGDYNKYIVNSGFTVGILLSLYEDYPQYAQSVSVQIPESANQTPDLLDEIWWNLEWMLSMQDPSDGGVYHKLTTPSFEGMIKPTECKQPRYVIEKSVTSTLDFAASMAQASRVFAPFEKDYPEVSQKMLQSSIRAFNWALQHPDALYNQRKMNANFKPAVSTGGYEDRSATDEFFWAATELYITTGNDKYTSYVKQYLPESFILPVWGKVYGLAQMSLIRHRDKLEKEMGSLSDSAGKQLINYADSCLAGVELAPYAAAYGRSSKDFFWGCNSDKASNQGIAFLYAYRLTNDRRYLTNALHSMDYLLGRNATGYCYVTGFGHKSPLHPHHRLAASDGIDEPLPGFLVGGPNPGKQDGCEYPSLVPDEAYVDILPSYASNEIAINWQGMFTYYVMALDATLRDIK
- a CDS encoding NADH:ubiquinone reductase (Na(+)-transporting) subunit B, translating into MKALRNYLNTIKPNFEKGGKLAMFHSVFEGFETFLFVPNHTSKSGVHIHDSVDSKRTMTVVILALMPALLFGMYNIGYQHNLAIGADPGFIMTFIFGFLAVLPKIIVSYVVGLGIEFAIAQVKGHEIQEGFLVSGMLIPMIVPIDTPLWMIAVATAFAVVFAKEVFGGTGYNIFNVALVTRAFLFFAYPAAMSGEKVFVRTDSTFGLGAGNIIDGFSGATPLGQVATATTSDAHMTGILGNSLSSFDMFLGLIPGSIGETSVLAILLGAVILIWTGIGSWKTILSVFVGGAFMAAIFNLIGTTAAMNVSPLDHLLLGGFAFGAVFMATDPVTSARTETGKYIYGFLIGFMAIFIRVLNPGYPEGMMLAILLLNVFAPLIDFYVVDSNIKRRLKRATK
- a CDS encoding NADH:ubiquinone reductase (Na(+)-transporting) subunit D, producing the protein MGILTNKNKQILLGPLSKNNPVVVQMLGICSALAVTSKLEPSLVMAISVTAVVAFANVIISLLRNTIPNRIRIIVQLVVIAALVTIVSEVLKAFAYDVNKQLSVFVGLIITNCILMGRIEAFALGNGPWESFLDGVGNGLGYGIILVIVGFFRELLGSGTLFGYHVIPQAVYDFGYVNNGLMILPPMALITVAVIIWVHRSRNKDLQEN
- the nqrE gene encoding NADH:ubiquinone reductase (Na(+)-transporting) subunit E; its protein translation is MEQLLSTILRAIFVDNMIFAYYLGMCSYLAVSKNVKTALGLGIAVTFVLVCTLPINYMLENYVLKEGALSWLGADFGSINLSFLSLIIFIAVIASFVQLVEMVVEKYAPSLYASLGIFLPLIAVNCAILGGSLFMQQKAFPNVGIATAYGFGSGIGWLLAIVGMAAIREKLQYSDVPKPLKGLGITFIITGLMGIAFMSFSGIKI
- the nqrF gene encoding NADH:ubiquinone reductase (Na(+)-transporting) subunit F; translated protein: MTLLMSGGLTIAISAIVFLLITLVLVIALLYAKTKLVPSGNIKVVVNGEKEFEAPIGGTVLGTLQAQGIYLSSACGGSGSCGQCRCQVEEGGGNILPTEVGFFSRKQIKDHWRLGCQTKVKEDMVIQVPEEVFGVKSWECEVISNNNVASFIKEFVVKLPEGEKLNFKPGSYAQIVIPKFDIKYSDMDIDDRFKSEWDKFKLWPLTCKNEEETIRAYSMANYPAEGNIITLNVRIATPPFDRSTGTWKAGVKPGIASSYIFSLKPGDKVTMSGPYGDFHILETNNEMLYIGGGAGMAPLRAQLLHLFNTVKTGRKVSYWYGARSKNEIFYEEDFRAIEKEFPNFKFHIGLSEPRPEDNWTGMVGFIHQVIYDNYLKDHEAPEDIEYYMCGPGPMSNAVKVMLDNLGVAKENILFDDFGA
- the nqrC gene encoding NADH:ubiquinone reductase (Na(+)-transporting) subunit C is translated as MNRDSNLYTIVYASVMVILVALGLALTSQSLRSYQKKNEDIDKMMQILRSVRVQTTAADAEATFKSLIKESYLVDENGKQVEGDAFSTDYVKAFASKEALPVFVASIDGETKYIMAMSGAGLWGPLWGYMSVNEDKSTVYGADFSHQGETPGLGAEITQSFFSKEFYDKKLFNEAGEFKSIAIVKPGKTAEGQDYVDGISGGTITSQGVNQMILTSMGGYIKFLTSQKQ